The proteins below come from a single Larimichthys crocea isolate SSNF chromosome XIV, L_crocea_2.0, whole genome shotgun sequence genomic window:
- the nwd2 gene encoding NACHT and WD repeat domain-containing protein 2 isoform X2, with product MWPSGVGSRQPCPRESALRRAAISGNINALPPHNVPTGRSVRVFICSNPDDTEAERNALKEHVYPKLRDFCRENYGIEFQVVDLYWGVDPEEWDSPELQRLRMKLLEECLKTSAGPCFVALVGEKYGSIRVPGEVESAEFEMILDAAVEAGLDTHILEEWYCRDENSVPPAYYLKPKAQMLKNYQNSMESSSAAKTKNDKAWRNVSEEIKRIFRTAVLQLQEKGTMKSAQAKKFLCSALEDELDFALGKQTPAFLRKCVCYIRKISNFDRFAKLPEMSRYMDIVVSGDRVMRNQEAYERLLKVRDEFIPTVVAASNLRVYSSITHCDMKLGYSQEVESNYVEGLCKQFYEDMVDIIQATVQQNFDTESDPLYDEILQHLSLCQTYAALYEFKTESLDYIQEYLMPSKGSRMSPMVVYGGPCTGKTLLLSEVAKQAYTWLQKEMGPETDPVVIVRFIGSSQLSTDLRTLLQSICEQIALNYRCLIHFLPNKIQEMRELLINLLGESSFHRPLVIVLDALEQLSDADEVRKLWWLPIHLPRTVRIVVSTLPNKHGILQKLRHLIHDEGYYVELIQRDRKVCSQTLKQQLLGVKRKVTSGQQIYVNEALAKCTLPMFVNLIYREVVHWRSHKDVDDRSLCSTVHESIEQLFYSVENKLGQRFVFRALGYITMAKAGLTEVELEDILSLDNIVLGDVIVATYLKNPLRISYDLVARLKEELDGYLVERQVRNVTLMVWANRHLHLIAQKLYLSNEEDVHQMHSLLAEYFLGAWSGGRKKIFTYDNNHFTSLNISHHKNPHHQQHEKTSSDKYSYDRQTPEQPWVFQCNLLEPDIFFVNHRKMTELVYHLTRSGRTDDLMFGVIMNFSWLYTMIKIGQFEKALTDIDLAYSYTQEKELKFLATTLRSVKVKVLKNPASLSAELQQRLLPVVTSLPKLRHLLLECDKDGPKYCSIVPLHSSMDVTYSPERLPLCSSYMQIVEILPTLAPNIVLVALEDGSVSTWDVESRQLLRQIDTARSVVLGIRLTTDEKYLVVATTKNTLLIYDNHKSCLLSEVEIKGSKHGGVTGGVAFINGFTLSTHHALAWLEASKDVNVIDLLYGWPLYQFHCWYEVTCVQCSPDGMYAFCGQYLNTASIFHLGNGDKLATVTSEFSGGFVKSILVLDTLNQMVMIDNEGSLSVWNTKEITNPRLMEDYDCRGDDSEVVGIELSEDQRSILICKARSIEVLDTKVWKMVEKFKAKRTERFVAAVLSKNGQSIVASMENTSSIFVWRRDSGQCMASLIEISGAIVKLIKSVHHNLLLSVASSGVLSVWDIDIITAMSNIDKTGKKIQTLLLSGREDYVFTMDGSEAVHKWNFNTGFIETVFKHEGIVENCVLTSSGDLMVTSDDKSSQYIWQTNTGENIFRINGQRISQLLITHNDQFVVSLCEQNASRVWRLATGHKVCNILVTLQNALITTANTFLVGTSKNKLLAVSLWSGSVSKKFVCDDGITIVNFKLIPDCPDCVVFITSTETVFIWSVADESVCRRVQLPTNFLKNLEDFQISPNGKLGIISKGDENINVLDLHSGKLRLVHAAGIIWRQKLSRDGRYLVYVCFRNCDEDDDAGVVSNLIVMRLADGKSIGTCSLYKTPTFLSLSQRALNIIIGFEDGSIGTYTVVDRVDAALKIKIATSNSRQIVNNASQKVRPKCGNHSFKTVADCTWRESTEVFSRDSPINVSDSGEGESTTPTKKTELLQ from the exons gtgGTGGACCTGTACTGGGGCGTGGACCCAGAGGAGTGGGACAGTCCGGAGCTGCAGCGACTCAGAATGAAGCTCCTGGAGGAATGTCTGAAGACCTCAGCGGGGCCATGTTTTGTT GCTCTGGTGGGAGAAAAGTACGGCAGCATCCGAGTGCCGGGGGAGGTGGAATCCGCAGAGTTCGAGATGATCTTGGATGCAGCTGTGGAGGCGGGGCTGGACACACACATCTTGGAAGAGTGGTACTGCAGGGATGAAAACTCTGTGCCACCCGCATACTACCTCAAACCCAAAGCCCAAATGCTTAAGAACTACCAGAACTCG ATGGAGTCGAGCAGCGCGGCCAAGACCAAGAATGACAAGGCCTGGAGGAATGTGTCGGAGGAGATCAAGAGGATCTTCCGAACAGCGGTGCTGCAGCTTCAGGAGAAAGGGACCATGAAGAGCGCTCAGGCCAAGAAATTCCTTTGCTCTG CCTTAGAAGATGAATTAGACTTTGCCCTTGGGAAACAAACTCCTGCCTTTCTCAGGAAATGTGTCTGCTACATTCGCAAGATCTCCAACTTCGACCGCTTCGCCAAACTCCCCGAGATGAGCCGATACATGGACATCGTGGTCAGCGGCGACCGGGTCATGCGCAACCAGGAAGCCTACGAACGCCTCCTGAAGGTGCGGGACGAATTCATCCCCACGGTCGTCGCCGCCTCCAACCTCCGCGTCTATTCTTCGATCACTCACTGCGACATGAAGTTAGGCTACTCGCAAGAAGTGGAGAGCAACTACGTTGAGGGTCTGTGTAAACAGTTCTACGAGGACATGGTGGACATCATCCAAGCCACGGTCCAGCAGAACTTTGACACGGAGTCCGACCCGCTCTACGATGAGATCCTGCAGCACCTGTCCCTCTGTCAAACCTACGCAGCGCTCTACGAGTTCAAGACCGAATCCTTGGATTACATTCAAGAGTATCTCATGCCGTCCAAGGGGAGCAGGATGAGCCCGATGGTGGTGTACGGTGGACCTTGCACTGGGAAGACACTGCTGCTATCTGAGGTGGCCAAACAG GCCTACACTTGGCTGCAGAAAGAGATGGGCCCTGAAACCGACCCAGTGGTCATAGTGCGATTTATTGGCTCCAGCCAGCTCTCCACAGACCTACGCACCCTCCTCCAGAGCATTTGTGAACAGATTGCACTAAACTACCGCTGCCTGATTCACTTTTTGCCTAACAAGATCCAGGAGATGAGGGAGCTGCTGATCAACCTTCTAGGGGAATCTTCATTCCACAGGCCCTTGGTGATTGTCCTGGATGCCCTGGAGCAGCTCTCAGATGCTGATGAAGTTCGCAAGCTGTGGTGGCTCCCTATACACCTTCCTCGAACAGTCCGTATTGTAGTCTCAACATTGCCCAATAAACATGGCATCCTGCAGAAGCTTAGACACCTCATTCACGATGAGGGGTATTATGTGGAATTAATCCAGAGGGACCGCAAGGTCTGCAGCCAAACATTAAAGCAGCAGTTACTGGGGGTGAAGAGAAAGGTCACCTCAGGCCAACAGATCTATGTCAACGAGGCGCTTGCCAAGTGTACATTGCCGATGTTTGTCAATCTCATCTACAGAGAAGTAGTTCATTGGAGGTCCCATAAAGATGTGGATGACAGGTCCCTTTGCTCCACAGTGCATGAAAGCATAGAACAGCTTTTCTACTCCGTGGAAAACAAGTTGGGCCAACGATTTGTCTTCAGAGCATTAGGATACATCACCATGGCCAAGGCTGGGCTAACTGAGGTTGAGCTGGAAGATATACTGTCCCTCGATAATATAGTTCTTGGTGATGTAATTGTGGCAACTTACCTCAAAAACCCCTTGAGGATCTCTTATGATTTGGTTGCAAGGCTCAAAGAGGAACTGGATGGTTATCTGGTAGAACGTCAGGTACGTAACGTCACCTTGATGGTTTGGGCCAACCGACACCTGCACCTGATCGCCCAGAAGCTGTATCTTAGCAATGAGGAGGACGTCCATCAAATGCACAGCCTCCTAGCTGAGTACTTCCTGGGGGCATGGTCAGGAGGCAGGAAGAAGATCTTCACTTATGACAACAACCATTTCACTTCCCTGAATATATCTCATCACAAAAACCCCCATCATCAGCAGCATGAAAAAACGTCCTCTGACAAGTACTCGTATGACAGACAGACTCCCGAGCAGCCTTGGGTGTTCCAGTGCAACCTTTTGGAGcctgacattttctttgtcaACCACAGGAAGATGACAGAGCTGGTGTACCACCTTACCAGGAGTGGACGCACCGATGACCTCATGTTCGGTGTCATCATGAACTTCAGCTGGCTGTACACAATGATCAAGATTGGCCAGTTTGAAAAGGCTCTAACAGACATTGACCTAGCTTACAGCTACACCCAAGAAAAAGAACTGAAGTTCCTGGCAACCACTCTCCGTAGCGTCAAGGTAAAAGTGCTGAAGAACCCTGCATCGCTGTCTGCAGAACTGCAGCAAAGGCTCCTGCCAGTTGTCACCTCCCTCCCCAAGCTCAGACACCTCCTCCTGGAATGTGACAAAGATGGCCCGAAGTACTGCTCCATTGTGCCTCTCCACTCCTCTATGGACGTCACCTATAGTCCAGAGAGGCTTCCACTCTGCTCTAGCTACATGCAGATTGTGGAAATATTGCCCACTCTAGCCCCAAACATAGTCCTTGTAGCCCTGGAAGATGGGTCTGTCAGCACCTGGGATGTAGAGAGCAGACAACTTCTAAGACAGATCGACACAGCCAGATCTGTTGTGTTGGGTATCAGGCTAACCACTGATGAAAAGTATCTAGTTGTGGCCACAACCAAAAACACGCTGCTCATCTATGATAATCACAAGTCCTGCCTTTTATCGGAGGTTGAAATCAAGGGGTCCAAACATGGTGGTGTCACTGGTGGAGTGGCTTTCATCAATGGTTTTACTTTGTCCACCCATCATGCTTTGGCTTGGCTTGAGGCCAGTAAAGACGTCAATGTTATTGACCTACTCTACGGTTGGCCTCTCTACCAGTTCCATTGCTGGTATGAGGTGACTTGTGTCCAGTGCTCTCCAGATGGAATGTATGCCTTCTGTGGCCAGTACCTCAACACTGCATCCATCTTTCATTTGGGAAATGGGGATAAGCTGGCCACTGTTACCTCTGAGTTTTCCGGGGGATTCGTAAAGTCCATTCTAGTTCTGGACACCCTTAACCAAATGGTGATGATTGACAATGAAGGCAGTTTGTCAGTTTGGAACACCAAAGAAATCACCAACCCACGGCTGATGGAGGATTATGATTGCAGAGGGGATGATAGTGAAGTGGTGGGCATAGAGTTATCAGAAGACCAACGCTCCATTCTCATTTGCAAGGCCAGAAGTATTGAGGTTCTGGACACAAAAGTATGGAAGATGGTAGAGAAGTTCAAAGCCAAACGTACCGAACGCTTTGTGGCTGCTGTTCTCTCCAAGAATGGACAAAGCATTGTGGCCTCCATGGAGAAcacctcctccatctttgtCTGGAGGAGAGACAGTGGACAGTGCATGGCTAGCCTGATTGAGATCTCAGGGGCTATCGTCAAACTCATTAAATCGGTCCACCACAACCTGCTCCTTTCTGTTGCAAGCAGTGGGGTGCTGTCTGTTTGGGACATTGATATCATCACAGCTATGTCCAATATTGACAAAACAGGCAAGAAGATCCAGACCTTGCTGCTGTCCGGCAGGGAGGATTATGTGTTTACTATGGACGGTTCAGAAGCTGTCCACAAGTGGAACTTCAACACTGGCTTCATTGAGACAGTCTTTAAGCACGAAGGCATAGTGGAGAACTGTGTCCTAACCTCCTCAGGGGATCTCATGGTGACTTCAGATGACAAGTCCAGTCAGTACATCTGGCAAACCAACACTGGAGAAAACATCTTCCGCATCAATGGACAGAGAATATCACAGCTGCTAATCACCCACAACGACCAGTTTGTGGTGTCCCTCTGTGAGCAGAATGCCTCCAGAGTCTGGAGGCTCGCAACCGGGCACAAAGTGTGCAACATTTTAGTCACCCTCCAGAATGCACTGATCACCACAGCAAACACTTTCCTTGTGGGAACCTCCAAAAACAAGCTCCTCGCTGTCAGCCTGTGGTCAGGCAGCGTGTCCAAGAAGTTTGTCTGTGATGATGGCATTACCATTGTAAACTTCAAGCTCATTCCTGACTGCCCTGACTGCGTGGTGTTCATCACGTCCACAGAGACCGTCTTCATCTGGAGTGTTGCGGATGAGTCAGTCTGCAGGAGAGTCCAGCTGCCAACCAACTTCCTCAAAAATCTAGAGGACTTCCAGATCTCACCTAATGGGAAACTAGGAATCATCTCCAAAGGTGATGAGAACATTAACGTCCTTGATCTCCACAGCGGGAAGCTGAGGCTTGTCCATGCTGCTGGTATAATTTGGCGTCAGAAATTATCAAGAGATGGACGTTATCTAGTGTATGTCTGTTTCCGGAACTGTGATGAAGACGACGATGCTGGTGTTGTTTCCAATCTGATCGTGATGCGCCTTGCTGATGGTAAGAGCATCGGCACATGTTCCCTATACAAGACGCCCACCTTCCTGTCTCTGTCGCAGCGAGCACTAAACATCATCATTGGCTTTGAGGACGGCAGCATCGGCACATACACAGTAGTTGATCGCGTGGATGCTGCTCTCAAGATAAAGATAGCCACCTCCAACAGCCGACAGATTGTCAACAATGCCTCGCAGAAGGTGCGTCCCAAATGTGGCAACCATTCCTTTAAGACGGTTGCCGACTGCACTTGGAGGGAGTCGACAGAGGTCTTCTCCAGGGACAGCCCTATCAATGTGTCGGACTCTGGTGAAGGTGAGTCGACCACGCCAACAAAAAAGACTGAACTGCTGCAGTGA
- the nwd2 gene encoding NACHT and WD repeat domain-containing protein 2 isoform X1, with translation MKRMNPRWKSPPMWPSGVGSRQPCPRESALRRAAISGNINALPPHNVPTGRSVRVFICSNPDDTEAERNALKEHVYPKLRDFCRENYGIEFQVVDLYWGVDPEEWDSPELQRLRMKLLEECLKTSAGPCFVALVGEKYGSIRVPGEVESAEFEMILDAAVEAGLDTHILEEWYCRDENSVPPAYYLKPKAQMLKNYQNSMESSSAAKTKNDKAWRNVSEEIKRIFRTAVLQLQEKGTMKSAQAKKFLCSALEDELDFALGKQTPAFLRKCVCYIRKISNFDRFAKLPEMSRYMDIVVSGDRVMRNQEAYERLLKVRDEFIPTVVAASNLRVYSSITHCDMKLGYSQEVESNYVEGLCKQFYEDMVDIIQATVQQNFDTESDPLYDEILQHLSLCQTYAALYEFKTESLDYIQEYLMPSKGSRMSPMVVYGGPCTGKTLLLSEVAKQAYTWLQKEMGPETDPVVIVRFIGSSQLSTDLRTLLQSICEQIALNYRCLIHFLPNKIQEMRELLINLLGESSFHRPLVIVLDALEQLSDADEVRKLWWLPIHLPRTVRIVVSTLPNKHGILQKLRHLIHDEGYYVELIQRDRKVCSQTLKQQLLGVKRKVTSGQQIYVNEALAKCTLPMFVNLIYREVVHWRSHKDVDDRSLCSTVHESIEQLFYSVENKLGQRFVFRALGYITMAKAGLTEVELEDILSLDNIVLGDVIVATYLKNPLRISYDLVARLKEELDGYLVERQVRNVTLMVWANRHLHLIAQKLYLSNEEDVHQMHSLLAEYFLGAWSGGRKKIFTYDNNHFTSLNISHHKNPHHQQHEKTSSDKYSYDRQTPEQPWVFQCNLLEPDIFFVNHRKMTELVYHLTRSGRTDDLMFGVIMNFSWLYTMIKIGQFEKALTDIDLAYSYTQEKELKFLATTLRSVKVKVLKNPASLSAELQQRLLPVVTSLPKLRHLLLECDKDGPKYCSIVPLHSSMDVTYSPERLPLCSSYMQIVEILPTLAPNIVLVALEDGSVSTWDVESRQLLRQIDTARSVVLGIRLTTDEKYLVVATTKNTLLIYDNHKSCLLSEVEIKGSKHGGVTGGVAFINGFTLSTHHALAWLEASKDVNVIDLLYGWPLYQFHCWYEVTCVQCSPDGMYAFCGQYLNTASIFHLGNGDKLATVTSEFSGGFVKSILVLDTLNQMVMIDNEGSLSVWNTKEITNPRLMEDYDCRGDDSEVVGIELSEDQRSILICKARSIEVLDTKVWKMVEKFKAKRTERFVAAVLSKNGQSIVASMENTSSIFVWRRDSGQCMASLIEISGAIVKLIKSVHHNLLLSVASSGVLSVWDIDIITAMSNIDKTGKKIQTLLLSGREDYVFTMDGSEAVHKWNFNTGFIETVFKHEGIVENCVLTSSGDLMVTSDDKSSQYIWQTNTGENIFRINGQRISQLLITHNDQFVVSLCEQNASRVWRLATGHKVCNILVTLQNALITTANTFLVGTSKNKLLAVSLWSGSVSKKFVCDDGITIVNFKLIPDCPDCVVFITSTETVFIWSVADESVCRRVQLPTNFLKNLEDFQISPNGKLGIISKGDENINVLDLHSGKLRLVHAAGIIWRQKLSRDGRYLVYVCFRNCDEDDDAGVVSNLIVMRLADGKSIGTCSLYKTPTFLSLSQRALNIIIGFEDGSIGTYTVVDRVDAALKIKIATSNSRQIVNNASQKVRPKCGNHSFKTVADCTWRESTEVFSRDSPINVSDSGEGESTTPTKKTELLQ, from the exons gtgGTGGACCTGTACTGGGGCGTGGACCCAGAGGAGTGGGACAGTCCGGAGCTGCAGCGACTCAGAATGAAGCTCCTGGAGGAATGTCTGAAGACCTCAGCGGGGCCATGTTTTGTT GCTCTGGTGGGAGAAAAGTACGGCAGCATCCGAGTGCCGGGGGAGGTGGAATCCGCAGAGTTCGAGATGATCTTGGATGCAGCTGTGGAGGCGGGGCTGGACACACACATCTTGGAAGAGTGGTACTGCAGGGATGAAAACTCTGTGCCACCCGCATACTACCTCAAACCCAAAGCCCAAATGCTTAAGAACTACCAGAACTCG ATGGAGTCGAGCAGCGCGGCCAAGACCAAGAATGACAAGGCCTGGAGGAATGTGTCGGAGGAGATCAAGAGGATCTTCCGAACAGCGGTGCTGCAGCTTCAGGAGAAAGGGACCATGAAGAGCGCTCAGGCCAAGAAATTCCTTTGCTCTG CCTTAGAAGATGAATTAGACTTTGCCCTTGGGAAACAAACTCCTGCCTTTCTCAGGAAATGTGTCTGCTACATTCGCAAGATCTCCAACTTCGACCGCTTCGCCAAACTCCCCGAGATGAGCCGATACATGGACATCGTGGTCAGCGGCGACCGGGTCATGCGCAACCAGGAAGCCTACGAACGCCTCCTGAAGGTGCGGGACGAATTCATCCCCACGGTCGTCGCCGCCTCCAACCTCCGCGTCTATTCTTCGATCACTCACTGCGACATGAAGTTAGGCTACTCGCAAGAAGTGGAGAGCAACTACGTTGAGGGTCTGTGTAAACAGTTCTACGAGGACATGGTGGACATCATCCAAGCCACGGTCCAGCAGAACTTTGACACGGAGTCCGACCCGCTCTACGATGAGATCCTGCAGCACCTGTCCCTCTGTCAAACCTACGCAGCGCTCTACGAGTTCAAGACCGAATCCTTGGATTACATTCAAGAGTATCTCATGCCGTCCAAGGGGAGCAGGATGAGCCCGATGGTGGTGTACGGTGGACCTTGCACTGGGAAGACACTGCTGCTATCTGAGGTGGCCAAACAG GCCTACACTTGGCTGCAGAAAGAGATGGGCCCTGAAACCGACCCAGTGGTCATAGTGCGATTTATTGGCTCCAGCCAGCTCTCCACAGACCTACGCACCCTCCTCCAGAGCATTTGTGAACAGATTGCACTAAACTACCGCTGCCTGATTCACTTTTTGCCTAACAAGATCCAGGAGATGAGGGAGCTGCTGATCAACCTTCTAGGGGAATCTTCATTCCACAGGCCCTTGGTGATTGTCCTGGATGCCCTGGAGCAGCTCTCAGATGCTGATGAAGTTCGCAAGCTGTGGTGGCTCCCTATACACCTTCCTCGAACAGTCCGTATTGTAGTCTCAACATTGCCCAATAAACATGGCATCCTGCAGAAGCTTAGACACCTCATTCACGATGAGGGGTATTATGTGGAATTAATCCAGAGGGACCGCAAGGTCTGCAGCCAAACATTAAAGCAGCAGTTACTGGGGGTGAAGAGAAAGGTCACCTCAGGCCAACAGATCTATGTCAACGAGGCGCTTGCCAAGTGTACATTGCCGATGTTTGTCAATCTCATCTACAGAGAAGTAGTTCATTGGAGGTCCCATAAAGATGTGGATGACAGGTCCCTTTGCTCCACAGTGCATGAAAGCATAGAACAGCTTTTCTACTCCGTGGAAAACAAGTTGGGCCAACGATTTGTCTTCAGAGCATTAGGATACATCACCATGGCCAAGGCTGGGCTAACTGAGGTTGAGCTGGAAGATATACTGTCCCTCGATAATATAGTTCTTGGTGATGTAATTGTGGCAACTTACCTCAAAAACCCCTTGAGGATCTCTTATGATTTGGTTGCAAGGCTCAAAGAGGAACTGGATGGTTATCTGGTAGAACGTCAGGTACGTAACGTCACCTTGATGGTTTGGGCCAACCGACACCTGCACCTGATCGCCCAGAAGCTGTATCTTAGCAATGAGGAGGACGTCCATCAAATGCACAGCCTCCTAGCTGAGTACTTCCTGGGGGCATGGTCAGGAGGCAGGAAGAAGATCTTCACTTATGACAACAACCATTTCACTTCCCTGAATATATCTCATCACAAAAACCCCCATCATCAGCAGCATGAAAAAACGTCCTCTGACAAGTACTCGTATGACAGACAGACTCCCGAGCAGCCTTGGGTGTTCCAGTGCAACCTTTTGGAGcctgacattttctttgtcaACCACAGGAAGATGACAGAGCTGGTGTACCACCTTACCAGGAGTGGACGCACCGATGACCTCATGTTCGGTGTCATCATGAACTTCAGCTGGCTGTACACAATGATCAAGATTGGCCAGTTTGAAAAGGCTCTAACAGACATTGACCTAGCTTACAGCTACACCCAAGAAAAAGAACTGAAGTTCCTGGCAACCACTCTCCGTAGCGTCAAGGTAAAAGTGCTGAAGAACCCTGCATCGCTGTCTGCAGAACTGCAGCAAAGGCTCCTGCCAGTTGTCACCTCCCTCCCCAAGCTCAGACACCTCCTCCTGGAATGTGACAAAGATGGCCCGAAGTACTGCTCCATTGTGCCTCTCCACTCCTCTATGGACGTCACCTATAGTCCAGAGAGGCTTCCACTCTGCTCTAGCTACATGCAGATTGTGGAAATATTGCCCACTCTAGCCCCAAACATAGTCCTTGTAGCCCTGGAAGATGGGTCTGTCAGCACCTGGGATGTAGAGAGCAGACAACTTCTAAGACAGATCGACACAGCCAGATCTGTTGTGTTGGGTATCAGGCTAACCACTGATGAAAAGTATCTAGTTGTGGCCACAACCAAAAACACGCTGCTCATCTATGATAATCACAAGTCCTGCCTTTTATCGGAGGTTGAAATCAAGGGGTCCAAACATGGTGGTGTCACTGGTGGAGTGGCTTTCATCAATGGTTTTACTTTGTCCACCCATCATGCTTTGGCTTGGCTTGAGGCCAGTAAAGACGTCAATGTTATTGACCTACTCTACGGTTGGCCTCTCTACCAGTTCCATTGCTGGTATGAGGTGACTTGTGTCCAGTGCTCTCCAGATGGAATGTATGCCTTCTGTGGCCAGTACCTCAACACTGCATCCATCTTTCATTTGGGAAATGGGGATAAGCTGGCCACTGTTACCTCTGAGTTTTCCGGGGGATTCGTAAAGTCCATTCTAGTTCTGGACACCCTTAACCAAATGGTGATGATTGACAATGAAGGCAGTTTGTCAGTTTGGAACACCAAAGAAATCACCAACCCACGGCTGATGGAGGATTATGATTGCAGAGGGGATGATAGTGAAGTGGTGGGCATAGAGTTATCAGAAGACCAACGCTCCATTCTCATTTGCAAGGCCAGAAGTATTGAGGTTCTGGACACAAAAGTATGGAAGATGGTAGAGAAGTTCAAAGCCAAACGTACCGAACGCTTTGTGGCTGCTGTTCTCTCCAAGAATGGACAAAGCATTGTGGCCTCCATGGAGAAcacctcctccatctttgtCTGGAGGAGAGACAGTGGACAGTGCATGGCTAGCCTGATTGAGATCTCAGGGGCTATCGTCAAACTCATTAAATCGGTCCACCACAACCTGCTCCTTTCTGTTGCAAGCAGTGGGGTGCTGTCTGTTTGGGACATTGATATCATCACAGCTATGTCCAATATTGACAAAACAGGCAAGAAGATCCAGACCTTGCTGCTGTCCGGCAGGGAGGATTATGTGTTTACTATGGACGGTTCAGAAGCTGTCCACAAGTGGAACTTCAACACTGGCTTCATTGAGACAGTCTTTAAGCACGAAGGCATAGTGGAGAACTGTGTCCTAACCTCCTCAGGGGATCTCATGGTGACTTCAGATGACAAGTCCAGTCAGTACATCTGGCAAACCAACACTGGAGAAAACATCTTCCGCATCAATGGACAGAGAATATCACAGCTGCTAATCACCCACAACGACCAGTTTGTGGTGTCCCTCTGTGAGCAGAATGCCTCCAGAGTCTGGAGGCTCGCAACCGGGCACAAAGTGTGCAACATTTTAGTCACCCTCCAGAATGCACTGATCACCACAGCAAACACTTTCCTTGTGGGAACCTCCAAAAACAAGCTCCTCGCTGTCAGCCTGTGGTCAGGCAGCGTGTCCAAGAAGTTTGTCTGTGATGATGGCATTACCATTGTAAACTTCAAGCTCATTCCTGACTGCCCTGACTGCGTGGTGTTCATCACGTCCACAGAGACCGTCTTCATCTGGAGTGTTGCGGATGAGTCAGTCTGCAGGAGAGTCCAGCTGCCAACCAACTTCCTCAAAAATCTAGAGGACTTCCAGATCTCACCTAATGGGAAACTAGGAATCATCTCCAAAGGTGATGAGAACATTAACGTCCTTGATCTCCACAGCGGGAAGCTGAGGCTTGTCCATGCTGCTGGTATAATTTGGCGTCAGAAATTATCAAGAGATGGACGTTATCTAGTGTATGTCTGTTTCCGGAACTGTGATGAAGACGACGATGCTGGTGTTGTTTCCAATCTGATCGTGATGCGCCTTGCTGATGGTAAGAGCATCGGCACATGTTCCCTATACAAGACGCCCACCTTCCTGTCTCTGTCGCAGCGAGCACTAAACATCATCATTGGCTTTGAGGACGGCAGCATCGGCACATACACAGTAGTTGATCGCGTGGATGCTGCTCTCAAGATAAAGATAGCCACCTCCAACAGCCGACAGATTGTCAACAATGCCTCGCAGAAGGTGCGTCCCAAATGTGGCAACCATTCCTTTAAGACGGTTGCCGACTGCACTTGGAGGGAGTCGACAGAGGTCTTCTCCAGGGACAGCCCTATCAATGTGTCGGACTCTGGTGAAGGTGAGTCGACCACGCCAACAAAAAAGACTGAACTGCTGCAGTGA